A DNA window from Halorubrum sp. DM2 contains the following coding sequences:
- a CDS encoding ABC transporter substrate-binding protein — MTNHDQAETKMNRRRYLASAAAVGAVGLAGCNGTTDDSDGDSQSNIGQIGSGREGRGLPGGTPISEMPDLSGELTVYSGRNEFLVGPLVGYIDDQYPDLDLTVRYADSTDHVNAILNEGEGSPADVFYSVNAGSLGALAGEGRTQAIPSDVGGLVREEFRTDQWIGTSGRARTVPYDSSEYDDDDVPSDVMDFPEAFDGDLAWAPSYGSCQAFVTAMRILEGDETTREWLEAVVESGATAYDDEFRVCEEIANGTVDAGFTNHYYIQRVLDGSPEATIDTAFTEGDAGAVFNVAGAAIVDTASDVDLAGNFIRHLLSAEAQDYFARSTFEYPLIPDVEPIGGLPTIDELDVPDIDLTELSDLEATVDLMREAGVDI, encoded by the coding sequence ATGACGAACCACGATCAGGCCGAGACGAAGATGAACCGCAGACGCTACCTCGCGAGCGCCGCCGCGGTCGGCGCGGTCGGGCTCGCGGGCTGTAACGGGACGACCGACGACTCCGACGGTGACTCACAGTCGAACATCGGACAGATCGGTTCCGGCCGGGAGGGGCGCGGTCTCCCGGGCGGCACGCCAATCTCGGAGATGCCCGACCTCTCGGGCGAACTGACGGTGTACTCCGGTCGAAACGAGTTCCTCGTCGGCCCGCTCGTCGGGTACATCGACGACCAGTACCCCGACCTCGACCTGACCGTTCGGTACGCCGACTCCACCGACCACGTCAACGCGATCCTCAACGAGGGAGAGGGGTCGCCGGCGGACGTGTTCTACTCCGTCAACGCCGGGTCGCTCGGCGCGCTCGCCGGTGAGGGCCGCACGCAGGCGATCCCGAGCGATGTCGGCGGACTGGTCCGCGAGGAGTTCCGGACCGACCAGTGGATCGGCACCTCCGGGCGCGCCCGGACGGTCCCGTACGACAGCAGCGAGTACGACGACGACGACGTGCCCAGTGACGTCATGGACTTCCCCGAGGCGTTCGACGGCGACCTCGCGTGGGCCCCCTCCTACGGCTCCTGTCAGGCGTTCGTCACCGCCATGCGGATCCTTGAGGGCGACGAGACCACCCGCGAGTGGCTCGAAGCGGTCGTCGAGTCGGGCGCGACGGCCTACGACGACGAGTTCCGCGTCTGCGAGGAGATCGCGAACGGGACCGTCGACGCGGGCTTCACGAACCACTACTACATCCAGCGCGTCCTCGACGGAAGCCCGGAGGCGACGATAGACACCGCCTTCACCGAGGGCGACGCCGGCGCGGTGTTCAACGTCGCGGGCGCTGCGATCGTCGACACCGCCTCGGACGTCGACCTCGCCGGGAACTTCATCCGGCACCTGCTGTCCGCGGAGGCGCAGGACTACTTCGCGCGCTCGACGTTCGAGTACCCGCTCATCCCCGACGTGGAGCCGATCGGCGGACTCCCGACGATCGACGAACTCGACGTGCCGGACATCGACCTGACGGAGCTGTCCGACCTGGAGGCGACCGTCGACCTCATGCGCGAGGCCGGCGTCGACATCTGA
- the rpsJ gene encoding 30S ribosomal protein S10: protein MQQARVRLAGTSPEDLDDICDDVREIADSTGVALSGPIPLPTKTLEIPSRKSPDGEGTATWEHWEMRVHKRLIDIDADERALRQLMRVQVPNDVSIEIVLED from the coding sequence ATGCAGCAGGCACGCGTCCGCCTCGCCGGCACGAGCCCCGAGGACCTCGACGACATCTGCGACGACGTCCGCGAGATCGCGGACTCGACGGGAGTCGCCCTGTCGGGCCCGATCCCGCTGCCGACGAAGACGCTCGAGATCCCGTCGCGAAAGTCCCCGGACGGTGAGGGGACGGCGACGTGGGAGCACTGGGAGATGCGCGTCCACAAGCGTCTGATCGACATCGACGCCGACGAACGCGCGCTCCGCCAGCTCATGCGCGTCCAAGTGCCGAACGACGTCAGCATCGAGATCGTTCTCGAAGACTGA
- a CDS encoding elongation factor EF-2 encodes MGRRKKIVQECERLMDTPENIRNIAIAAHVDHGKTTLSDNLLAGAGMISQDTAGEQLAMDTKEDEQERGITIDAANVSMTHEYEDTNHLINLIDTPGHVDFGGDVTRAMRAVDGALVVVDAVEGAMPQTETVLRQALREGVKPALFINKVDRLISELQEGPQEMQERLMSVIADVNELIRGMAENMDDIPEDWTVSVEDGTVGFGSALYKWGVSMPSMQRTGMDFGDIMELEQNDKRQELHERTPLSDVVLDMVCEHFPNPVDAQPRRVPRIWRGDSESELADTMRMVNEDGEVVFMVTDISMDPHAGEIATGRVFSGTLEKGQELYVSGTAGKNRIQSVGLFMGSEREEVDRVPAGNIASVTGLRDAIAGSTVSSVEMTPFESIEHISEPVITKSVEAQNMDDLPKLIETLQQVAKEDPTIQIEINEDTGEHLISGQGELHLEVITQRIRDNQGIPVITGEPIVVFREQPQESSREVEGQSPNRHNKFYITVEPMDQEIVDAIQLGEVSMDMPELERREALQEAGMDKDTSQNVEDIHRTNILIDDTKGIQHLNETMELVLEGLQEALDDGPLAAEPVQGSLFRLHDAKLHEDTIHRGPAQVIPAVRDAVHRALIDGEVRLLEPIQDVRIDVPSEHMGAASGEIQGRRGRVDDMYQEGDLMVVEGIAPVEEMIGFSSDIRSATEGRASWNTENAGFRVLVDNLQREKIMEIRERKGMKLELPQSIDYF; translated from the coding sequence ATGGGCCGACGCAAGAAGATCGTTCAAGAGTGTGAACGGCTGATGGACACCCCGGAGAACATCCGGAACATCGCCATCGCCGCCCACGTCGACCACGGCAAGACGACGCTCTCCGACAATCTGCTGGCCGGTGCCGGCATGATCTCGCAGGACACCGCGGGCGAGCAGCTCGCGATGGACACGAAGGAGGACGAGCAGGAGCGCGGTATCACCATCGACGCGGCGAACGTCTCGATGACCCACGAGTACGAGGATACCAACCACCTCATCAACCTCATCGACACCCCGGGCCACGTGGACTTCGGGGGCGACGTCACCCGCGCGATGCGCGCGGTCGACGGCGCGCTGGTGGTCGTCGACGCCGTCGAGGGCGCGATGCCGCAGACCGAGACGGTGCTCCGGCAGGCGCTCCGCGAGGGCGTGAAGCCGGCGCTTTTCATCAACAAGGTCGACCGCCTCATCTCGGAGCTCCAAGAGGGGCCCCAAGAGATGCAAGAGCGGCTGATGTCCGTCATCGCCGACGTCAACGAGCTTATCCGCGGGATGGCCGAGAACATGGACGACATCCCCGAGGACTGGACCGTCTCCGTCGAGGACGGCACGGTCGGGTTCGGCTCCGCGCTGTACAAGTGGGGCGTCTCGATGCCGTCGATGCAGCGGACCGGCATGGACTTCGGCGACATCATGGAGTTAGAGCAGAACGACAAGCGGCAGGAGCTTCACGAGCGGACGCCGCTGTCGGACGTCGTGCTCGACATGGTCTGCGAGCACTTCCCGAACCCGGTCGACGCCCAGCCCCGTCGTGTCCCGCGCATCTGGCGTGGCGACTCCGAGTCCGAGCTGGCAGACACGATGCGGATGGTCAACGAGGACGGCGAGGTCGTCTTCATGGTCACCGACATCTCGATGGACCCGCACGCGGGCGAGATCGCGACGGGCCGCGTCTTCTCCGGCACGCTGGAGAAGGGTCAGGAGCTGTACGTCTCCGGCACGGCGGGCAAGAACCGCATCCAGAGCGTCGGCCTCTTCATGGGGTCCGAACGCGAGGAGGTGGACCGCGTCCCGGCGGGGAACATCGCGTCGGTCACGGGGCTGCGTGACGCCATCGCCGGCTCGACCGTCTCCTCCGTGGAGATGACGCCGTTCGAGTCGATCGAGCACATCTCCGAGCCGGTCATCACGAAGTCCGTCGAGGCCCAGAACATGGACGACCTGCCGAAGCTCATCGAGACGCTCCAGCAGGTCGCCAAGGAGGACCCGACGATCCAGATCGAGATCAACGAGGACACCGGCGAACACCTCATCAGCGGGCAGGGTGAGCTTCACCTCGAAGTGATCACCCAGCGGATCCGCGACAACCAGGGGATCCCGGTCATCACCGGCGAACCGATCGTTGTGTTCCGCGAGCAGCCCCAGGAGTCCTCGCGCGAGGTCGAGGGGCAGTCGCCGAACCGCCACAACAAGTTCTACATCACCGTCGAGCCGATGGACCAGGAGATCGTCGACGCCATCCAGCTCGGCGAGGTCTCGATGGACATGCCCGAACTGGAGCGCCGCGAGGCGCTGCAGGAGGCCGGCATGGACAAGGACACCTCCCAGAACGTCGAGGACATCCACCGGACGAACATCCTCATCGACGACACGAAAGGTATCCAGCACCTCAACGAGACGATGGAGCTGGTCTTAGAGGGGCTTCAGGAAGCGCTCGACGACGGCCCGCTGGCCGCCGAGCCGGTCCAGGGGTCGCTGTTCCGCCTCCACGACGCGAAGCTCCACGAGGACACCATCCACCGCGGTCCCGCGCAGGTCATCCCCGCGGTCCGCGACGCTGTCCACCGCGCGCTGATCGACGGCGAGGTCCGCCTGCTGGAGCCGATCCAGGACGTCCGGATCGACGTGCCCTCCGAGCACATGGGCGCGGCGTCCGGCGAGATTCAGGGTCGTCGCGGCCGCGTCGACGACATGTACCAGGAGGGTGACCTCATGGTCGTCGAGGGCATCGCGCCCGTCGAGGAGATGATCGGGTTCTCCTCCGACATCCGCTCGGCCACCGAGGGCCGCGCCTCGTGGAACACCGAGAACGCGGGCTTCCGCGTGCTCGTCGACAACCTCCAGCGCGAGAAGATCATGGAGATCCGCGAGCGCAAGGGCATGAAGCTCGAACTGCCGCAGTCGATCGACTACTTCTAA
- a CDS encoding alpha-1 4-glucan-protein synthase → MDATTSDRDGPDICVIVPTIREYECLRAYVENAREHGFDLSRLHFVLVTEDFCDVAEMRAMLDELGVSGEVFDGTRREEWYEANDAAAYGHVVPAASHAETSFGLLYMWADESFDYGIFIDDDTLPHDDEDYFGRHMENLAFGGEVERVRSDENWVNVLYQNADEHGLYPRGYPYSAMDETVETDSVAVESGEVVASQGLWTNVPDLDAVRILMDGDLEGQAQTRTTADDFERDFVAGRGDYLTVCSMNLAFRREVIPAFYQLPMDDNEWDVGRFDDIWSGLFLKRACDVLGGRIYNGGPLCEHNKAPRSTFDDLANEVAGLELNEHVWEVIDEVGDDADSYAAVFAEMADALADGDFAEWNNGAFLNHCGEYMRDWLDCLDAVSRTPAVADD, encoded by the coding sequence ATGGATGCGACCACTTCGGATCGCGACGGCCCGGACATCTGCGTGATCGTCCCGACGATCCGGGAGTACGAGTGCCTCCGCGCGTACGTCGAGAACGCCCGCGAACACGGGTTCGACCTCTCGCGGCTCCACTTCGTCTTAGTCACCGAGGACTTCTGTGATGTCGCGGAGATGCGCGCCATGCTCGACGAGTTGGGCGTCTCCGGCGAGGTGTTCGACGGCACCCGCCGCGAGGAGTGGTACGAGGCCAACGACGCGGCGGCGTACGGCCACGTCGTCCCGGCCGCGAGCCACGCCGAGACGAGCTTCGGGCTCCTCTACATGTGGGCCGACGAGTCGTTCGACTACGGGATCTTCATCGACGACGACACGCTCCCGCACGACGACGAGGACTACTTCGGCCGCCACATGGAGAACCTCGCGTTCGGCGGCGAGGTCGAGCGCGTGCGCTCCGACGAGAACTGGGTCAACGTCCTCTACCAGAACGCCGACGAACACGGGCTCTACCCCCGCGGATACCCGTACTCCGCGATGGACGAGACGGTCGAGACGGACTCGGTCGCGGTCGAGTCCGGCGAAGTCGTCGCCTCGCAGGGGCTGTGGACGAACGTCCCCGACCTCGACGCCGTCCGGATCCTGATGGACGGCGACCTGGAGGGACAGGCGCAGACCCGCACGACCGCCGACGACTTCGAGCGCGACTTCGTCGCCGGGCGCGGGGACTACCTCACCGTCTGCTCGATGAACCTCGCGTTCCGCCGCGAGGTGATCCCGGCGTTCTACCAGCTGCCGATGGATGACAACGAGTGGGACGTGGGGCGGTTCGACGACATTTGGTCGGGGCTGTTCCTGAAGCGCGCCTGCGACGTGCTGGGCGGGCGGATCTACAACGGCGGCCCCCTCTGCGAGCACAACAAGGCTCCGCGCTCGACGTTCGACGACCTCGCGAACGAGGTGGCGGGGTTAGAGCTGAACGAACACGTTTGGGAGGTGATCGACGAGGTCGGCGACGACGCCGACTCGTACGCGGCCGTGTTCGCCGAGATGGCGGACGCACTCGCGGACGGCGACTTCGCCGAGTGGAACAACGGCGCGTTCCTCAACCACTGCGGCGAGTACATGCGCGACTGGCTCGACTGCCTCGACGCTGTCAGCCGGACGCCCGCGGTCGCGGACGACTGA
- a CDS encoding rhomboid family intramembrane serine protease: MRATLETLGITLLVGAVQAALGGVGLAGLFALSTPLSVAPWTLVTSVYAHGSVGHLLANALALLLVGPLVERRTTRARFHAFVVTTGTLAGVAQVTVGGLLGPPAAVLGISGAVFALGGYLLAGNVVSATLFDRLRLSPRVQFLLFGLVAVALTATTAAPGVALIAHATGAFCGLAAGRVGLLDAR; the protein is encoded by the coding sequence ATGCGTGCCACCCTCGAAACGCTCGGGATCACCCTCCTCGTCGGCGCTGTACAGGCCGCGCTCGGCGGCGTCGGTCTCGCGGGGCTGTTCGCGCTGTCGACCCCGCTGTCCGTCGCCCCGTGGACGCTCGTCACCAGCGTGTACGCGCACGGCTCCGTCGGCCACCTGCTGGCGAACGCCCTCGCGCTGCTGCTCGTGGGTCCGCTCGTCGAACGCCGGACGACCCGCGCCCGCTTCCACGCGTTCGTCGTGACCACCGGCACGCTCGCGGGCGTCGCACAGGTGACCGTCGGCGGCCTGCTCGGTCCCCCGGCCGCCGTGTTGGGGATCAGCGGCGCGGTCTTCGCGCTCGGCGGCTACCTGCTCGCCGGCAACGTCGTGAGCGCGACGCTGTTCGACCGGTTGCGGCTCTCGCCGCGGGTCCAGTTCCTCCTGTTCGGGCTCGTCGCCGTCGCCCTCACCGCGACGACGGCCGCGCCGGGCGTCGCGCTGATCGCACACGCGACCGGCGCGTTCTGCGGGCTCGCCGCCGGTCGCGTCGGACTCCTCGACGCGCGGTGA
- a CDS encoding homoserine dehydrogenase, translating into MRLAVIGAGAVGRSVVELAGGYGHEVVAVADSSSAVVADREGGAAGTGGDGVGVDADAVVARKAERGIVGDDNPDDALAADYDVLVEATPTTLDDAEPGFSHVTRALERDRHAVLANKGPVAERFGDLRAAVDGSDGEIRFEATVGGAIPAVSTVEDIEPGHVTAVRGVLNGTANFILTRMAAEGLDYDHVLAEAQDLGVAEADPSFDVDGTDAALKCVILANVLSFGAADDPADAREFTLDDADVEGIRDVPGSALRLAAEDGRTVRLIGEATGDTVRVAPRLVPENGTLAVSGTQNIVQIETSHAGRLNISGRGAGGPETASAVLGDVGRLE; encoded by the coding sequence GTGAGACTCGCCGTGATCGGCGCGGGCGCGGTCGGGCGCTCGGTCGTCGAACTCGCGGGCGGGTACGGCCACGAGGTCGTCGCTGTCGCGGACTCGTCGAGCGCGGTCGTCGCGGACAGGGAGGGCGGGGCGGCCGGTACGGGCGGCGATGGCGTCGGTGTCGACGCGGATGCCGTCGTCGCACGGAAGGCGGAACGCGGGATCGTCGGCGACGACAACCCCGACGACGCGCTCGCGGCCGACTACGACGTCCTCGTCGAGGCGACGCCGACGACGCTCGACGACGCCGAACCCGGCTTCTCGCACGTGACTCGCGCGCTGGAGCGCGACCGCCACGCAGTGCTCGCGAACAAGGGCCCGGTCGCGGAGCGGTTCGGTGACCTCCGGGCGGCCGTCGACGGCAGCGACGGCGAGATCCGGTTCGAGGCGACGGTCGGCGGCGCGATCCCCGCGGTCTCGACCGTCGAGGACATCGAGCCGGGCCACGTTACCGCGGTCCGCGGCGTGCTCAACGGGACGGCGAACTTCATCCTCACGCGGATGGCCGCGGAGGGGCTCGACTACGACCACGTGCTCGCGGAGGCGCAGGACCTCGGTGTCGCCGAGGCGGACCCTTCCTTCGACGTGGACGGCACCGACGCGGCGCTCAAATGCGTCATCCTCGCGAACGTGCTCTCGTTCGGCGCGGCCGACGACCCGGCGGACGCGCGGGAGTTCACGCTCGACGACGCGGACGTGGAGGGCATCCGCGACGTGCCCGGCTCCGCGCTCCGGCTCGCGGCCGAGGACGGGCGGACGGTGCGGCTGATCGGCGAGGCGACCGGCGACACGGTTCGGGTCGCACCGCGGCTCGTTCCCGAGAACGGGACGCTCGCGGTCTCTGGCACCCAGAACATCGTCCAGATCGAGACCTCCCACGCCGGCCGGCTCAACATCTCCGGTCGCGGCGCGGGCGGCCCCGAGACCGCGAGCGCGGTGCTGGGCGACGTGGGGCGGCTGGAGTAG
- a CDS encoding amino acid-binding protein, whose product MSDGRDGAPEAAPDGADGVDADADSDPSPDGGHAAATPSTHTVRLELVDEPGQLLAALQPIADNGGNLLSIYHERGNKTPRGRIPVEVDFEATPERFEEIVDALRSEGVNVMQAGTERYAEEVTILLFGHLIDTDLSDTLSRIEACESASVADVSLAAPQGTEEVSSARLRLEARAGETDAALAAVRDLAAEKELRVVEPLTGVEA is encoded by the coding sequence GTGAGCGACGGTCGCGACGGGGCTCCCGAGGCCGCGCCCGACGGGGCCGACGGGGTCGACGCCGACGCGGACTCAGATCCCTCCCCCGACGGCGGCCACGCGGCCGCGACGCCCTCGACCCACACGGTCCGGCTGGAGCTCGTCGACGAGCCGGGCCAGCTGCTCGCCGCGCTCCAGCCGATCGCGGACAACGGCGGGAACCTCCTGTCGATCTACCACGAGCGCGGGAACAAGACCCCGCGCGGTCGGATCCCGGTCGAGGTCGACTTCGAGGCGACGCCGGAGCGGTTCGAGGAGATCGTCGACGCCCTCCGCAGCGAGGGCGTGAACGTGATGCAGGCCGGGACGGAGCGGTACGCCGAGGAGGTGACGATCCTCCTGTTCGGGCACCTCATCGACACGGACCTCTCGGACACGCTCTCGCGGATCGAGGCCTGCGAGTCGGCCTCCGTCGCCGACGTCTCGCTGGCAGCGCCGCAGGGGACCGAGGAGGTGTCGAGCGCGCGCCTCCGGCTCGAAGCCCGGGCGGGCGAGACGGACGCGGCGCTCGCGGCGGTTCGCGACCTCGCCGCGGAGAAGGAACTCCGCGTCGTCGAGCCGCTCACGGGGGTGGAGGCGTGA
- the tuf gene encoding translation elongation factor EF-1 subunit alpha, whose protein sequence is MSDKPHQNLAIIGHVDHGKSTLVGRLLFETGSVPEHVIEQHREEAEEKGKGGFEFAYVMDNLAEERERGVTIDIAHQEFDTDKYYFTIVDCPGHRDFVKNMITGASQADNAVLVVAADDGVAPQTREHVFLARTLGIDELIIGVNKMDLVDHDESKFNEVVEEVKELLKQVRFQTDNAKFIPISAFDGDNVAEESENTPWYDGPTLLEALNDLPETEPPTDAPLRLPIQDVYTISGIGTVPVGRVETGILNTGDNVSFQPSDVGGEVKTVEMHHEEVPKAEPGDNVGFNVRGIGKDDIRRGDVCGPADDPPSVAETFKAQVVVMQHPSVITAGYTPVFHAHTAQVACTIESIDQKIDPSSGEVAEENPDFIKSGDAAVVTVRPQKPLSIEPSGEIPELGSFAIRDMGQTIAAGKVLEVNER, encoded by the coding sequence ATGAGTGACAAACCGCACCAGAATCTGGCCATCATCGGCCACGTCGACCACGGCAAGAGTACGCTCGTGGGTCGCCTCCTCTTCGAGACGGGGAGCGTCCCCGAGCACGTAATCGAGCAGCACCGCGAGGAAGCCGAAGAGAAGGGCAAGGGCGGCTTCGAGTTCGCCTACGTGATGGACAACCTCGCCGAGGAGCGCGAGCGCGGCGTCACGATCGACATCGCCCATCAGGAGTTCGACACGGACAAGTACTACTTCACCATCGTCGACTGTCCGGGCCACCGTGACTTCGTGAAGAACATGATCACGGGTGCCTCGCAGGCCGACAACGCGGTGCTCGTCGTCGCGGCCGACGACGGCGTCGCGCCCCAGACCCGAGAGCACGTCTTCCTCGCCCGCACGCTGGGCATCGACGAGCTCATCATCGGCGTCAACAAGATGGATCTCGTCGACCACGACGAGTCCAAGTTCAACGAAGTCGTCGAGGAGGTCAAGGAGCTCCTCAAGCAGGTCCGCTTCCAGACGGACAACGCGAAGTTCATCCCGATCTCCGCGTTCGACGGCGACAACGTCGCCGAGGAGTCCGAGAACACGCCCTGGTACGACGGGCCGACCCTGCTGGAGGCCCTCAACGACCTGCCCGAGACGGAGCCGCCGACGGACGCGCCGCTTCGACTCCCCATTCAGGACGTTTACACCATCTCCGGTATCGGGACCGTCCCCGTGGGACGCGTCGAGACCGGCATCCTCAACACCGGCGACAACGTCTCCTTCCAGCCGTCCGACGTGGGCGGCGAGGTGAAGACGGTCGAGATGCACCACGAGGAGGTGCCCAAGGCCGAGCCGGGCGACAACGTCGGGTTCAACGTCCGCGGCATCGGTAAGGACGACATCCGCCGCGGCGACGTCTGTGGTCCGGCCGACGACCCGCCGAGCGTCGCCGAGACGTTCAAGGCGCAGGTCGTCGTCATGCAGCACCCGTCGGTCATCACGGCCGGCTACACTCCGGTCTTCCACGCCCACACGGCGCAGGTCGCCTGTACGATCGAGTCCATCGATCAGAAGATCGACCCCTCGTCCGGTGAGGTCGCCGAGGAGAACCCGGACTTCATCAAGTCCGGCGACGCCGCGGTCGTCACCGTGCGCCCGCAAAAGCCGCTCAGCATCGAGCCGTCCGGCGAGATTCCGGAACTCGGCAGCTTCGCCATCCGCGACATGGGCCAGACCATCGCGGCCGGCAAGGTGCTGGAAGTCAACGAGCGATAA
- a CDS encoding DUF3592 domain-containing protein: MSDGGLSINGPKTLRGAVAVLLIGLAVTGYGAYDYAQQSNAVDDAVEVDATITELDVESTSSGSSPGVDYRPTVRFTYEYGGTEYAGTNLFPSAIRSNYDTESAAREVLDGYAVGEPATAYVDPSDPDGAFLRSQTSNAPLVAVVIGLLFAFVGGRSTLRRVRG, from the coding sequence GTGAGCGACGGTGGCCTCTCGATAAACGGTCCGAAGACGCTCAGGGGCGCGGTCGCCGTGCTGCTCATCGGTCTCGCGGTGACCGGCTACGGCGCGTACGACTACGCCCAGCAGTCGAACGCCGTCGACGACGCCGTCGAGGTGGACGCCACGATCACCGAACTCGACGTGGAGTCGACGTCGAGCGGCAGCAGCCCGGGCGTGGACTACCGCCCGACGGTCCGGTTCACCTACGAGTACGGTGGCACCGAGTACGCGGGCACGAACCTGTTCCCGTCGGCGATCAGGTCGAACTACGACACCGAGTCGGCGGCTCGCGAGGTCCTCGACGGCTACGCCGTCGGCGAGCCCGCCACCGCCTACGTCGACCCGTCGGACCCCGACGGGGCGTTCCTGCGATCCCAGACGTCGAACGCCCCGCTCGTCGCGGTCGTGATCGGTCTGCTGTTCGCGTTCGTCGGCGGGCGGTCGACGCTCCGGCGCGTCCGCGGGTGA
- a CDS encoding lysylphosphatidylglycerol synthase transmembrane domain-containing protein: MNPRVALARLRERLSGTRERLPRGSLTVAGTVLVLALGGVVLARTLDVGAVVGAAAAADPRLLLAALVVYLLSWPVRGRRYADVLAPMGHRCRTGFLTATVFASQTANLIVPARAGDGVRAYLLKRRREVPYPTGVASLAVERAFDLVALGALGGTALAVLLVDGRAVAADGSGRAVAAAAGTALAAAALSVAVVAVARGDRRFGPALRERAIGSRLSGAVDAAVRFGAAVRVVAADAGAVARVSLASGVVWAADALTAVLVLAALVGGFGGGIDPATLFVVGTLAVSAGNLAKVLPLSQGGIGLYEAAFTGIVVATTPIPAETALAAAALDHALKNAVTLAGGGLVAAAFDLSALRAPDESERDPDAAATRPAADR, translated from the coding sequence ATGAATCCGCGCGTCGCCCTCGCTCGGCTCCGCGAGCGGCTCTCCGGGACCCGAGAGCGCCTCCCTCGGGGATCGCTGACGGTCGCGGGGACGGTCCTCGTCCTCGCCCTCGGCGGCGTGGTGCTGGCGCGGACACTCGACGTCGGGGCCGTCGTCGGGGCCGCGGCCGCCGCGGACCCGCGACTGCTCCTCGCGGCGCTCGTCGTCTACCTGCTGTCGTGGCCGGTTCGGGGCCGCCGGTATGCCGATGTCCTCGCGCCGATGGGACACCGCTGTCGGACCGGCTTCCTCACGGCGACCGTGTTCGCGAGCCAGACCGCGAACCTGATCGTCCCTGCGCGGGCGGGCGACGGAGTCCGCGCGTACCTCCTGAAGCGCCGGCGCGAGGTCCCGTACCCGACCGGCGTCGCGTCGCTGGCGGTCGAGCGCGCCTTCGATCTGGTCGCGCTCGGCGCGCTCGGCGGCACCGCGCTCGCGGTCCTCCTCGTCGACGGCCGGGCCGTCGCGGCCGACGGGTCGGGACGGGCGGTCGCGGCCGCCGCCGGCACCGCGCTCGCGGCCGCGGCGCTCTCCGTCGCCGTCGTCGCGGTCGCTCGCGGCGACCGTCGGTTCGGTCCGGCTCTCCGCGAGCGCGCAATCGGCTCCCGACTCTCGGGAGCCGTCGACGCTGCGGTCCGGTTCGGTGCCGCTGTCCGGGTCGTTGCCGCCGACGCGGGCGCGGTCGCCCGGGTGTCGCTCGCGAGCGGCGTCGTCTGGGCGGCGGACGCCCTGACCGCGGTGCTCGTCCTCGCGGCGCTCGTGGGCGGTTTCGGCGGCGGGATCGACCCCGCGACGCTGTTCGTCGTCGGCACGCTCGCCGTCTCGGCCGGGAACCTCGCGAAGGTGTTGCCGCTCTCGCAGGGCGGGATCGGCCTCTACGAGGCGGCGTTCACCGGGATCGTCGTCGCGACCACGCCGATTCCGGCCGAGACCGCGCTCGCCGCGGCGGCGCTCGACCACGCGCTGAAAAACGCCGTCACGCTCGCGGGCGGCGGACTCGTCGCGGCCGCGTTCGACCTCTCGGCGCTCCGCGCTCCGGACGAGTCGGAGCGGGACCCGGACGCGGCCGCGACGCGGCCGGCGGCGGACCGCTAA